One genomic segment of Desmodus rotundus isolate HL8 chromosome 5, HLdesRot8A.1, whole genome shotgun sequence includes these proteins:
- the LOC128780840 gene encoding olfactory receptor 8U9, translating into MAVENCTVFTDFILLGLSGRRDVQQGLFVLFLLVYGITVVANLGMILLISMDARLHTPMYYFLSNLSFCDICYSSSVSPKMLADFLSQQKKISYNLCVAQMFFFGAFAVAECVMLSVMAYDRYVAICNPLLYTVTMSRRVCIQLIATAYTAGFMDVTVFTYFTVRLSFCNSNIINHFFCDFPPLLDLSTSDTTTSEIAMTISCSCVVGSSVITVLLSYSYIVTTILRMKSAAGRCKAFSTCASHLTTVAIFYGALFFMYFQPSSSYSMDTDKVASVFYAVVIPMLNPLIYCLRNKDVKGALKKAIGTKLCTA; encoded by the coding sequence ATGGCTGTTGAGAACTGCACCGTGTTCACAGACTTCATACTCTTGGGACTCTCTGGCAGGCGGGATGTGCAGCAGGGGCTCTTTGTGCTCTTCCTGCTGGTTTATGGCATCACTGTGGTCGCCAACCTAGGGATGATCCTGTTGATCAGCATGGACGCCCGGCTCCACACACCCATGTATTATTTCCTGAGCAATCTGTCTTTCTGTGATATCTGCtactcctcctctgtctctcccaagATGCTGGCTGATTTCTTATCTCAGCAGAAGAAGATCTCATATAATTTATGTGTGGCTCAAATGTTCTTTTTTGGTGCCTTTGCAGTTGCGGAATGTGTCATGCTGTCTGTCATGGCCTATGACCGTTACGTAGCCATTTGTAATCCCCTTCTGTATACAGTGACCATGTCCAGGAGAGTGTGCATCCAGCTCATAGCCACTGCCTACACTGCAGGTTTTATGGATGTCACAGTCTTTACCTATTTCACAGTTCGATTGTCATTCTGCAATTCCAATATCATCAATCACTTCTTTTGTGACTTCCCACCGTTACTAGACCTCTCCACCTCAGACACAACCACCAGCGAAATAGCAATGACCATTTCCTGTAGTTGTGTAGTGGGGTCCAGCGTcatcactgtcctcctctcctacAGCTACATTGTAACTACCATCCTTCGCATGAAGTCCGCTGCAGGCAGATGCAAAGCCTTCTCTACCTGTGCCTCCCATTTAACCACTGTGGCTATATTTTATGGGGCactctttttcatgtatttccaACCTAGCTCGAGTTactccatggacacagacaaagtGGCCTCTGTTTTCTACGCAGTTGTCATCCCCATGTtaaacccactcatctactgtttgAGGAATAAGGATGTGAAAGGTGCCCTGAAAAAAGCAATTGGCACTAAATTGTGTACTGCGTGA
- the LOC128781073 gene encoding olfactory receptor 8U9: MAFENCTVFTDFILLGLSARRDVQQGLFVLFLLVYGITVIANLGMILLIRMDARLHTPMYYFLSNLSFSDICYSSTISPKMLADFLSQQKSIPYNLCALQMFCFVAFGDVECVMLSVMAYDRYVAICKPLLYTTAMSGRVCAQLVAIVYIQSLLYSAIFTYCTIRLSFCKSNTINHFFCDFPPLLAISTSDTTINEIVIFTYSSCVLGFSIVTVLLSYSYIITTILRMKSAKGRHKAFSTCASHLTTVAMFYGALLFMYFRPSSSYSMDTDKVASVFYTVVIPMLNPLIYSLRNKDVKDVLRKAVATQLFLTEAILSPKAFM; this comes from the coding sequence ATGGCTTTTGAGAACTGCACCGTGTTCACAGACTTCATACTCTTAGGACTCTCTGCCAGGCGGGATGTGCAGCAGGGGCTCTTTGTGCTCTTCCTGCTGGTTTATGGCATCACGGTGATCGCCAACCTAGGGATGATCCTGCTGATCCGCATGGACGCCCGACTCCACACACCCATGTATTATTTCCTGAGCAACCTGTCCTTCAGTGATATCTGCTACTCCTCCACTATCTCTCCAAAGATGCTGGCTGATTTCTTATCTCAGCAAAAGTCGATCCCATATAATTTATGTGCCCTTCAGATGTTCTGTTTTGTTGCCTTTGGGGATGTGGAATGTGTCATGCTGTCTGTCATGGCCTATGACCGTTATGTAGCCATATGTAAACCCCTTCTGTATACAACAGCCATGTCCGGAAGAGTCTGTGCCCAGCTAGTGGCCATTGTGTACATCCAAAGTCTGCTGTACTCTGCAATCTTTACCTATTGCACAATTCGATTGTCATTCTGCAAGTCCAATACCATCAAccactttttctgtgacttcCCACCCTTACTAGCCATCTCCACCTCAGACACAACCATCAATGAGATAGTGATATTCACCTACAGTAGCTGTGTTCTGGGGTTCAGTATTgtcactgtcctcctctcctacAGCTACATCATAACCACCATCCTTAGAATGAAATCGGCCAAGGGCAGACACAAAGCCTTCTCTACCTGTGCCTCCCATTTAACCACTGTAGCTATGTTTTACGGGGCACTCCTGTTCATGTATTTCCGACCCAGCTCCAGTTactccatggacacagacaaagtGGCCTCTGTTTTCTACACCGTTGTCATCCCCATGTTAAACCCACTCATCTACAGTTTGAGGAATAAGGATGTGAAAGATGTCCTCAGAAAAGCAGTTGCCACTCAATTATTTCTGACTGAAGCCATACTTTCCCCTAAAGCATTTATGTGA
- the LOC128780839 gene encoding olfactory receptor 8U9, with protein MAVDNCTVFTDFILLGLSGRRDVQQGLLVLFLLVYGITVIANLGMILLISMDARLHTPMYYFLSNLSFCDVCYSSSVCPKMLSDFLSEQKKIAYNLCVVQMLFGAFADAECVMLSVMAYDHYMAICNPLLYTVTMSRRVCTQLVATAYSAGFMDMAIFTYFTLRLSFCNSNIINHFFCDLPPLLAISTSDTTTNEIAMTIYCSCVVGYSVITVFLSYSYIITTILHMKSTTGRRKAFSTCASHLTAVAMFYGTLLFMYFRPNLSYSMDTDKVAAVFYTVVIPMLNPLIYSVRNKDVKGALKKVVVTKLCSH; from the coding sequence atggctgttgaTAACTGCACCGTGTTCACAGACTTCATACTCTTAGGACTCTCTGGCAGGCGGGATGTGCAGCAGGGGCTCCTTGTGCTCTTCCTGCTGGTTTATGGCATCACGGTTATCGCCAACCTAGGGATGATCCTGCTGATCAGCATGGACGCCCGActccacacgcccatgtattATTTCCTGAGCAATCTGTCTTTCTGTGATGTCTGCTACTCCTCCTCTGTCTGTCCCAAGATGCTGTCTGATTTCTTATCTGAGCAGAAGAAGATTGCATATAATTTATGTGTGGTTCAAATGCTTTTTGGGGCCTTTGCAGATGCAGAATGTGTCATGCTGTCTGTCATGGCCTATGACCATTACATGGCCATTTGTAATCCCCTTCTGTATACAGTGACCATGTCCAGGAGAGTGTGCACTCAGCTGGTGGCCACTGCCTACTCTGCAGGTTTTATGGATATGGCAATCTTTACCTATTTCACACTTCGATTGTCATTCTGCAATTCCAATATCATCAATCACTTCTTTTGTGACTTACCACCCTTACTAGCCATCTCCACCTCAGACACAACCACCAATGAAATAGCAATGACCATTTACTGTAGTTGTGTAGTGGGGTACAGCGTCATCACAGTCTTCCTCTCCTACAGCTACATCATAACTACCATCCTTCACATGAAGTCCACCACAGGCAGACGCaaagccttctccacctgtgCCTCCCATTTAACTGCTGTGGCTATGTTTTATGGGACACTCCTCTTCATGTATTTCCGGCCCAACTTGAGCTactccatggacacagacaaagtGGCCGCTGTTTTCTACACAGTTGTCATCCCCATGTTAAACCCACTCATCTACAGTGTGAGGAATAAGGATGTGAAAGGTGCCCTCAAAAAGGTCGTTGTCACTAAATTATGTTCCCATTGA
- the LOC128781005 gene encoding olfactory receptor 5AP2-like, giving the protein MAVENCTVFTDFILLGLSGRRDVQQGLFGLFLLVYGITVIANLGMILLIHMEPRLHTPMYYFLSNLSFCDVCYSSIVSPKMLADFLSEQKKIAYNLCMVQMLFGAFGGVECVMLSVMAYDRYVAICNPLLYTVTMSRRVCIQLVATAYTTGFIDMAIFTYFTIQLSFCNSNIINHFFCDLPLLLAISTSDTTISEIAMTVLCSCVVGSSIITVLLSYSYIITTIFRMTSAEGRHKAFSTCASHLTTVAIFHGTLLFMYFRPNLSYSKDTDKVASVFYTVVIPMLNPLIYSLRNKDVKGALKKVVTKLCFEQKHVHQKIFIYSC; this is encoded by the coding sequence ATGGCTGTTGAGAACTGCACCGTGTTCACAGACTTCATACTCTTAGGACTCTCTGGCAGGCGGGATGTGCAGCAGGGGCTCTTTGGGCTCTTCCTGCTGGTTTATGGCATCACTGTGATCGCCAACCTAGGGATGATCCTGCTGATCCACATGGAACCCCGGctccacacgcccatgtattATTTCCTGAGCAATCTGTCTTTCTGTGATGTCTGCTACTCCTCCATTGTCTCTCCCAAGATGCTGGCTGATTTCTTATCTGAGCAAAAGAAGATTGCATATAATTTATGCATGGTTCAAATGCTTTTCGGTGCCTTTGGGGGTGTGGAATGTGTCATGCTGTCTGTCATGGCATATGACCGTTACGTTGCCATTTGTAATCCCCTTCTGTATACAGTGACCATGTCCAGGAGAGTGTGCATCCAGCTCGTGGCCACTGCCTACACCACAGGATTTATAGATATGGCAATCTTTACCTATTTCACAATTCAGTTGTCATTCTGCAATTCCAATATTAtcaatcactttttctgtgacttaCCACTCTTACTAGCCATCTCCACCTCAGACACAACCATCAGTGAAATAGCAATGACCGTTTTGTGTAGTTGTGTAGTGGGGTCCAGCATcatcactgtcctcctctcctacAGCTACATCATAACTACCATCTTTCGCATGACATCGGCTGAGGGCAGACACaaagccttctccacctgtgcctcccactTAACCACTGTGGCTATATTTCATGGGACACTCCTCTTCATGTATTTCCGACCCAACTTGAGTTACTCCAAAGACACAGACAAAGTGGCCTCTGTTTTCTACACAGTTGTCATCCCCATGTTAAACCCACTCATCTACAGTTTGAGGAATAAGGATGTGAAAGGTGCCCTGAAAAAAGTTGTCACTAAATTATGTTTTGAGCAAAAACATGttcaccaaaaaatatttatttacagttgTTGA
- the LOC128781018 gene encoding olfactory receptor 8U9-like: MAVENCTVFTDFLLLGLSGRWDVQQGLFVLFLLVYGITVIANLGMILLISMDARLHTPMYYFLSNLSFCDVCYSSTISPKMLTDFLSEQKKISYSLCAVQMFFLGAFADVECIMLSVMAYDRYVAICNPLLYTVTMSRRVCIQLIATAYTAGFMDMAIFTYCTIRLSFCNSNIINHFFCDFPPLLDLSTSDTTTSEIALTVSCSCLVGSSVITVLLSYSYIVTTILRMKSATGRCKAFSTCASHLTTVAIFYGALFFMYFQPSSSYSRDTDKVASVFYAVVIPMLNPLIYCLRNKDVKGALKKAVGTKLCTG, from the coding sequence atggctgttgaGAACTGCACCGTGTTCACAGACTTCTTACTCTTAGGACTCTCTGGCAGGTGGGATGTGCAGCAGGGGCTCTTTGTGCTCTTCCTGCTGGTTTATGGCATCACGGTGATCGCCAACCTAGGGATGATCCTGCTGATCAGCATGGATGCCCGGctccacacgcccatgtattATTTCCTGAGCAATCTGTCTTTCTGTGACGTCTGCTACTCCTCCACTATCTCTCCAAAGATGCTGACTGATTTCTTATCTGAGCAAAAGAAGATCTCATATAGCTTATGTGCTGTTCAGATGTTCTTTCTTGGTGCCTTTGCAGATGTAGAATGTATCATGCTGTCTGTCATGGCCTATGACCGTTATGTAGCCATTTGTAATCCCCTTCTGTATACAGTGACCATGTCCAGGAGAGTGTGCATCCAGCTCATAGCCACTGCCTACACCGCAGGTTTTATGGATATGGCAATCTTTACCTATTGCACAATTCGATTGTCATTCTGCAATTCCAATATCAtcaatcactttttctgtgacttcCCACCCTTACTAGACCTCTCCACCTCAGACACAACCACCAGTGAAATAGCATTGACAGTTTCCTGTAGTTGTCTTGTGGGGTCCAGTGTCATCACTGTCCTCCTTTCCTACAGCTACATTGTAACTACCATCCTTCGCATGAAGTCCGCCACAGGAAGATGCAAAGCCTTCTCTACCTGTGCCTCCCATTTAACCACTGTGGCTATATTTTATGGGGCactctttttcatgtatttccaACCTAGCTCAAGTTACTCCAGGGACACAGACAAAGTGGCCTCTGTATTCTATGCAGTTGTCATCCCCATGTtaaacccactcatctactgtttgAGGAATAAGGATGTGAAAGGTGCCCTGAAAAAAGCAGTGGGCACTAAATTGTGTACTGGGTGA